A genome region from Excalfactoria chinensis isolate bCotChi1 chromosome 26, bCotChi1.hap2, whole genome shotgun sequence includes the following:
- the ANO8 gene encoding anoctamin-8 isoform X1, translated as MATGCFFAPPPFLLPFPISRRCGRIGSQHHCGAAGRDKLFGKRLLQAGRYIMSHKAWMKTVPTENCDVLMTFPDTTDDHTLLWLLNHIRLGIPELIVQVRHHKHTRAYAFFVTATYESLLRGADEIGLRKPVKAEFGGGMRSFSCEEDYIYENIENELYFFTSQERQNIIRYWLENLRAKQGEALHNIHFLEGQPIIPELAARGVIQQVFPLHEQRILKRLMKSWVQAICEAQPLDEICDYFGVKIAMYFAWLGFYTSAMVYPAVFGSILYTFTESDQTSQDICCVVFAIFNVVWATLFLEEWKRRGAEFAYKWGTLDTPAESIEEPRPQFRGVKRISPVTSAEEFYYPPWKRLLFQCLVSLPVCLACLSFVFLVMLGCFQLQELVLSVKELPRILRFLPKIVLAVIVTTCDEVYKKIAYWLNDMENYRLQSAYEKHLIIKIVLFQFVNSYLSLFYIGFYLKDMERLKELLLIFSLSQSLVRQLKEALLPFILLHLHLSLIFLKGLLGFCWRLGVSKMLATLLITRQFLQNVKEVSQPHLYRRLRRGELSLHNLRELSHAVLRLLAHPRAPPAAGAAHEGSRGEKKCLNGGCGVPEEEEEEEERRESDSEDESVLDCGLKLKKVSFIEKAERRGTEPCSNEEESFLEEGSPTMVEKGMDPASVFELGDDEDDAEGPPGSPAKAAEPATGPRVTRRRREEEEGEEEGRRRNRASWIDPPEEDYSTQLTQAEVESCMKKYEDTFQDYQEMFIQFGYVVLFSSAFPLAAMCALVNNIIEIRSDAFKLCTGLQRPFGQRVESIGQWQKVMEAMGVLAIVVNCYLIAQCGQLQRLFPWLSPEGAIISVVVLEHFALLLKYVIQVAIPDIPAWVAEEMAKLEYQRREAFKKHERQAQHHFQQQQRRKREEEERQRHAEYQARKEREANRDEAKAEAAGQDPAHEKSQSKGKGSGGSSTHGSDKPKRPSSLLATNNVMKLKQIIPLQGKFLSGGAGPGSTAARSPQSPTSSDNKLPGFLSFKFLKSPETKRDAATEKVQSPTKPFNPGKLFNFGKSEGTGSNGATASPQPRAGPSADGGERPGPSKSHLNGAPEDGAREEPEPRAEEESGGYRL; from the exons ATGGCGACAGGCTGCTTTTTCGCTCCCCCCCCATTTTTGCTGCCGTTTCCCATCTCCCGGCGCTGCGGCCGCATTGGATCCCAGCAccactgtggggctgcaggcagag ACAAGCTTTTTGGGAAGCGACTGCTCCAAGCCGGGCGCTACATCATGTCCCACAAAGCCTGGATGAAGACGGTGCCCACCGAGAACTGCGACGTGCTTATGACCTTCCCAG ACACCACAGATGACCATACATTGCTTTGGCTGTTGAACCACATCCGCCTCGGCATCCCCGAGCTCATCGTGCAGGTGCGGCACCATAAGCACACCCGCGCCTACGCCTTCTTCGTCACCGCCACCTACGAGAG TTTGCTGCGTGGGGCTGATGAGATCGGGCTGAGGAAACCGGTGAAGGCTGAGTTTGGGGGCGGCATGAGGAGCTTCTCCTGCGAGGAGGATTACATCTATGAGAACATTGAGAATGAGCTTTACTTCTTCACCTCTCAG GAAAGGCAAAACATCATCAGGTATTGGCTGGAGAACCTGCGGGCCAAGCAGGGGGAGGCGCTGCACAACATTCACTTCCTGGAGGGACAGCCCATCA TCCCGGAGCTGGCGGCCCGCGGCGTCATCCAGCAGGTCTTCCCACTGCATGAGCAGAGGATCCTCAAGAGGCTGATGAAGTCATGGGTGCAGGCGATCTGCGAGGCTCAGCCACTCG ATGAGATCTGTGATTACTTTGGGGTGAAGATCGCCATGTACTTCGCCTGGCTCGGCTTCTACACCTCGGCCATGGTGTATCCTGCTGTGTTCGGCTCCATCCTCTACACCTTCACTGAGAGCGACCAG ACCAGCCAGGACATCTGCTGTGTGGTGTTTGCCATCTTCAACGTCGTTTGGGCCACGCTCTTCCTGGAGGAGTGGAAGCGCCGTGGGGCAGAGTTTGCCTATAAGTGGGGAACGCTGGACACCCCCGCAGAGTCCATCGAGGAGCCGAGGCCACAGTTCAGG GGGGTGAAGAGGATCAGCCCCGTGACCAGCGCCGAGGAGTTCTACTATCCACCCTGGAAGCGGctgctgttccagtgcctggtCAGCCTGCCCGTCTGCCTCGCCTGCCTCTCCTTCGTCTTCCTCGTCATGCTGGGCTGctttcagctccag GAGCTCGTGCTGAGTGTCAAGGAGCTGCCCCGCATCCTTCGCTTCCTGCCCAAAATCGTGCTGGCCGTCATTGTCACGACCTGCGACGAGGTTTACAAGAAGATCGCCTATTGGCTGAATGATATGG AAAATTACCGCCTGCAGAGTGCCTACGAGAAACACCTCATCATCAAAATCGTCCTG TTTCAGTTTGTAAATTCATACCTAAGTCTTTTCTACATCGGTTTCTACCTCAAAGACATGGAGCGGCTGAAGGAG CTCCTGCTCATCTTCTCTCTGTCCCAAAGCCTCGTGCGCCAGCTCAAAGAGGCGCTCCTCCCCTTcatcctcctccacctccacctctcCCTCATCTTCCTTAAGGGCCTCCTGGGCTTTTGCTGGAGACTGGGAGTATCCAAA ATGCTGGCCACGCTGCTGATCACACGGCAGTTCCTGCAGAACGTCAAGGAGGTGTCGCAGCCCCACTTGTATCGCCGATTGCGCCGGGGGGAGCTCAGCCTGCACAACCTCCGTGAGCTGTCCCACGCCGTCCTCCGCCTGCTCGCCCACCCCCGCGCACCGCCGGCTGCCGGAGCAGCCCACGAGGGGTCGAGGGGGGAGAAGAAGTGTCTGAATGGAGGCTGCGGGGTGcccgaggaggaggaggaggaggaagaacgTCGGGAGTCGGATTCGGAGGATGAGAGCGTGCTGGACTGTGGGCTGAAGCTGAAGAAGGTGAGCTTCATTGAGAAGGCGGAACGGCGAGGCACCGAGCCCTGCAGCAACGAGGAGGAGAGCTTCCTGGAGGAGGGCAGCCCCACCATGGTGGAGAAAGGCATGGATCCCGCCTCCGTCTTCGAGCTGGGTGATGATGAGGATGATGCTGAAGGCCCCCCAGGTAGCCCGGCCAAGGCAGCGGAGCCGGCCACAGGCCCACGGGTCACCcggaggaggagagaggaagaggagggtgAGGAGGAAGGGCGCAGGCGGAACCGGGCGTCATGGATTGATCCACCCGAGGAGGATTATTCGACACAGCTGACACAGGCGGAGGTGGAGAGCTGCATGAAGAAGTATGAG GACACCTTCCAGGACTACCAGGAGATGTTCATCCAGTTTGGCTACGTGGTGCTCTTCTCCTCTGCCTTCCCACTGGCCGCCATGTGTGCGCTGGTCAACAACATCATCGAGATTCGCAGTGATGCCTTCAAACTGTGCACGGGGCTGCAGCGGCCCTTCGGGCAGCGGGTGGAGAGCATCGGGCAGTGGCAG AAGGTGATGGAGGCCATGGGCGTGTTGGCCATCGTGGTCAACTGCTACCTGATTGCGCAGTGCGGGCAGCTGCAGAGGCTCTTCCCTTGGCTCAGCCCGGAAGGAGCCATCATCTCGGTGGTGGTGCTGGAG CACTTCGCCCTGCTGCTGAAGTACGTCATCCAAGTGGCCATCCCTGACATCCCCGCATGGGTGGCCGAGGAGATGGCCAAGCTGGAGTACCAGCGCCGCGAGGCCTTCAAG AAGCACGAGCGCCAGGCCCAGCAccacttccagcagcagcagcggcgcaagcgggaggaggaggagcggcaGCGGCACGCCGAGTACCAGGCACGCAAGGAGCGCGAGGCCAACCGTGATGAGGCCAAGGCTGAGGCTGCCGGGCAGGACCCGGCCCATGAGAAGAGCCAGAGCAAAGGGAAGGGCTCCGGCGGGTCCTCCACGCATGGCTCTGACAAGCCCAAGAGGCCCAGCTCGCTGTTGGCCACCAATAACGTCATGAAGCTGAAGCAGATCATCCCTCTGCAGGGCAAATTCCTCTCCGGGGGAGCTGGGCCGGGCAGCACGGCCGCCAGGTCCCCCCAATCCCCCACCAGCAGCGATAACAAACTCCCCGGCTTCCTCAGCTTCAAGTTCCTGAAATCCCCTGAAACCAAGAGGGACGCGGCCACCGAAAAGGTGCAGTCACCCACCAAGCCATTCAACCCCGGCAAGCTCTTCAACTTCGGCAAGTCTGAAGGGACCGGCAGCAACGGGGCCACCGCCTCCCCCCAGCCCCGTGCTGGCCCTTCTGCAGATGGGGGCGAGAGGCCGGGCCCCAGCAAGTCCCACCTCAATGGGGCTCCAGAGGATGGAGCCCGTGAGGAGCCGGAGCCACGAGCAGAGGAGGAGAGTGGGGGCTACAGACTCTGA
- the ANO8 gene encoding anoctamin-8 isoform X4, producing MATGCFFAPPPFLLPFPISRRCGRIGSQHHCGAAGRDKLFGKRLLQAGRYIMSHKAWMKTVPTENCDVLMTFPDTTDDHTLLWLLNHIRLGIPELIVQVRHHKHTRAYAFFVTATYESLLRGADEIGLRKPVKAEFGGGMRSFSCEEDYIYENIENELYFFTSQERQNIIRYWLENLRAKQGEALHNIHFLEGQPIIPELAARGVIQQVFPLHEQRILKRLMKSWVQAICEAQPLDEICDYFGVKIAMYFAWLGFYTSAMVYPAVFGSILYTFTESDQTSQDICCVVFAIFNVVWATLFLEEWKRRGAEFAYKWGTLDTPAESIEEPRPQFRGVKRISPVTSAEEFYYPPWKRLLFQCLVSLPVCLACLSFVFLVMLGCFQLQELVLSVKELPRILRFLPKIVLAVIVTTCDEVYKKIAYWLNDMENYRLQSAYEKHLIIKIVLMLATLLITRQFLQNVKEVSQPHLYRRLRRGELSLHNLRELSHAVLRLLAHPRAPPAAGAAHEGSRGEKKCLNGGCGVPEEEEEEEERRESDSEDESVLDCGLKLKKVSFIEKAERRGTEPCSNEEESFLEEGSPTMVEKGMDPASVFELGDDEDDAEGPPGSPAKAAEPATGPRVTRRRREEEEGEEEGRRRNRASWIDPPEEDYSTQLTQAEVESCMKKYEDTFQDYQEMFIQFGYVVLFSSAFPLAAMCALVNNIIEIRSDAFKLCTGLQRPFGQRVESIGQWQKVMEAMGVLAIVVNCYLIAQCGQLQRLFPWLSPEGAIISVVVLEHFALLLKYVIQVAIPDIPAWVAEEMAKLEYQRREAFKKHERQAQHHFQQQQRRKREEEERQRHAEYQARKEREANRDEAKAEAAGQDPAHEKSQSKGKGSGGSSTHGSDKPKRPSSLLATNNVMKLKQIIPLQGKFLSGGAGPGSTAARSPQSPTSSDNKLPGFLSFKFLKSPETKRDAATEKVQSPTKPFNPGKLFNFGKSEGTGSNGATASPQPRAGPSADGGERPGPSKSHLNGAPEDGAREEPEPRAEEESGGYRL from the exons ATGGCGACAGGCTGCTTTTTCGCTCCCCCCCCATTTTTGCTGCCGTTTCCCATCTCCCGGCGCTGCGGCCGCATTGGATCCCAGCAccactgtggggctgcaggcagag ACAAGCTTTTTGGGAAGCGACTGCTCCAAGCCGGGCGCTACATCATGTCCCACAAAGCCTGGATGAAGACGGTGCCCACCGAGAACTGCGACGTGCTTATGACCTTCCCAG ACACCACAGATGACCATACATTGCTTTGGCTGTTGAACCACATCCGCCTCGGCATCCCCGAGCTCATCGTGCAGGTGCGGCACCATAAGCACACCCGCGCCTACGCCTTCTTCGTCACCGCCACCTACGAGAG TTTGCTGCGTGGGGCTGATGAGATCGGGCTGAGGAAACCGGTGAAGGCTGAGTTTGGGGGCGGCATGAGGAGCTTCTCCTGCGAGGAGGATTACATCTATGAGAACATTGAGAATGAGCTTTACTTCTTCACCTCTCAG GAAAGGCAAAACATCATCAGGTATTGGCTGGAGAACCTGCGGGCCAAGCAGGGGGAGGCGCTGCACAACATTCACTTCCTGGAGGGACAGCCCATCA TCCCGGAGCTGGCGGCCCGCGGCGTCATCCAGCAGGTCTTCCCACTGCATGAGCAGAGGATCCTCAAGAGGCTGATGAAGTCATGGGTGCAGGCGATCTGCGAGGCTCAGCCACTCG ATGAGATCTGTGATTACTTTGGGGTGAAGATCGCCATGTACTTCGCCTGGCTCGGCTTCTACACCTCGGCCATGGTGTATCCTGCTGTGTTCGGCTCCATCCTCTACACCTTCACTGAGAGCGACCAG ACCAGCCAGGACATCTGCTGTGTGGTGTTTGCCATCTTCAACGTCGTTTGGGCCACGCTCTTCCTGGAGGAGTGGAAGCGCCGTGGGGCAGAGTTTGCCTATAAGTGGGGAACGCTGGACACCCCCGCAGAGTCCATCGAGGAGCCGAGGCCACAGTTCAGG GGGGTGAAGAGGATCAGCCCCGTGACCAGCGCCGAGGAGTTCTACTATCCACCCTGGAAGCGGctgctgttccagtgcctggtCAGCCTGCCCGTCTGCCTCGCCTGCCTCTCCTTCGTCTTCCTCGTCATGCTGGGCTGctttcagctccag GAGCTCGTGCTGAGTGTCAAGGAGCTGCCCCGCATCCTTCGCTTCCTGCCCAAAATCGTGCTGGCCGTCATTGTCACGACCTGCGACGAGGTTTACAAGAAGATCGCCTATTGGCTGAATGATATGG AAAATTACCGCCTGCAGAGTGCCTACGAGAAACACCTCATCATCAAAATCGTCCTG ATGCTGGCCACGCTGCTGATCACACGGCAGTTCCTGCAGAACGTCAAGGAGGTGTCGCAGCCCCACTTGTATCGCCGATTGCGCCGGGGGGAGCTCAGCCTGCACAACCTCCGTGAGCTGTCCCACGCCGTCCTCCGCCTGCTCGCCCACCCCCGCGCACCGCCGGCTGCCGGAGCAGCCCACGAGGGGTCGAGGGGGGAGAAGAAGTGTCTGAATGGAGGCTGCGGGGTGcccgaggaggaggaggaggaggaagaacgTCGGGAGTCGGATTCGGAGGATGAGAGCGTGCTGGACTGTGGGCTGAAGCTGAAGAAGGTGAGCTTCATTGAGAAGGCGGAACGGCGAGGCACCGAGCCCTGCAGCAACGAGGAGGAGAGCTTCCTGGAGGAGGGCAGCCCCACCATGGTGGAGAAAGGCATGGATCCCGCCTCCGTCTTCGAGCTGGGTGATGATGAGGATGATGCTGAAGGCCCCCCAGGTAGCCCGGCCAAGGCAGCGGAGCCGGCCACAGGCCCACGGGTCACCcggaggaggagagaggaagaggagggtgAGGAGGAAGGGCGCAGGCGGAACCGGGCGTCATGGATTGATCCACCCGAGGAGGATTATTCGACACAGCTGACACAGGCGGAGGTGGAGAGCTGCATGAAGAAGTATGAG GACACCTTCCAGGACTACCAGGAGATGTTCATCCAGTTTGGCTACGTGGTGCTCTTCTCCTCTGCCTTCCCACTGGCCGCCATGTGTGCGCTGGTCAACAACATCATCGAGATTCGCAGTGATGCCTTCAAACTGTGCACGGGGCTGCAGCGGCCCTTCGGGCAGCGGGTGGAGAGCATCGGGCAGTGGCAG AAGGTGATGGAGGCCATGGGCGTGTTGGCCATCGTGGTCAACTGCTACCTGATTGCGCAGTGCGGGCAGCTGCAGAGGCTCTTCCCTTGGCTCAGCCCGGAAGGAGCCATCATCTCGGTGGTGGTGCTGGAG CACTTCGCCCTGCTGCTGAAGTACGTCATCCAAGTGGCCATCCCTGACATCCCCGCATGGGTGGCCGAGGAGATGGCCAAGCTGGAGTACCAGCGCCGCGAGGCCTTCAAG AAGCACGAGCGCCAGGCCCAGCAccacttccagcagcagcagcggcgcaagcgggaggaggaggagcggcaGCGGCACGCCGAGTACCAGGCACGCAAGGAGCGCGAGGCCAACCGTGATGAGGCCAAGGCTGAGGCTGCCGGGCAGGACCCGGCCCATGAGAAGAGCCAGAGCAAAGGGAAGGGCTCCGGCGGGTCCTCCACGCATGGCTCTGACAAGCCCAAGAGGCCCAGCTCGCTGTTGGCCACCAATAACGTCATGAAGCTGAAGCAGATCATCCCTCTGCAGGGCAAATTCCTCTCCGGGGGAGCTGGGCCGGGCAGCACGGCCGCCAGGTCCCCCCAATCCCCCACCAGCAGCGATAACAAACTCCCCGGCTTCCTCAGCTTCAAGTTCCTGAAATCCCCTGAAACCAAGAGGGACGCGGCCACCGAAAAGGTGCAGTCACCCACCAAGCCATTCAACCCCGGCAAGCTCTTCAACTTCGGCAAGTCTGAAGGGACCGGCAGCAACGGGGCCACCGCCTCCCCCCAGCCCCGTGCTGGCCCTTCTGCAGATGGGGGCGAGAGGCCGGGCCCCAGCAAGTCCCACCTCAATGGGGCTCCAGAGGATGGAGCCCGTGAGGAGCCGGAGCCACGAGCAGAGGAGGAGAGTGGGGGCTACAGACTCTGA